From a region of the Methanolinea sp. genome:
- a CDS encoding potassium/proton antiporter, whose translation MQPSIEYILLVIAVLIIVSILANKVSGRLGVPALLIFLIVGMLAGSEGPGGIYFDNPWVAQAVGVIALTFILFSGGLDTRWSEVRPVLPHAAVLSTIGVLLTAIFMAVIAVLAFGVSIMEGFLLAAIVSSTDAAAVFSILRTKRASLKGILRPLLELESASNDPMAVFLTIGAITLILNPELSILALVPLFIQQMVVGGISGYVMGKAMVYFINRLKLEFEGLYPVLTLAIVMMTYGITASLGGSGFLAVYIAGLIFGNSMFVHKNSLMRFHEGVAWLMQIAMFLTLGLLVFPSKLVALAGVGMVFSLFLLFVARPAAVFISLSPWKMALRDKVMVSWVGLRGAVPIVLATFPLIAGIPQAEIIFNVVFFIVITSALLHGTSIPFVARRLGVSDPMEYTPRLAMSLGDGCAPGNDLIELIVQPESRPVGKQIVDIGLPSGTLIIMIEKKGNRFVPCGSTVLEEGDHLLILTNPSQSDQVRSMFCSKQSIP comes from the coding sequence ATGCAACCTTCCATAGAGTACATACTCCTTGTTATTGCTGTACTCATCATCGTCAGTATCCTCGCCAACAAAGTGTCCGGGAGGCTTGGAGTCCCGGCCCTCCTGATCTTTCTCATCGTGGGGATGCTTGCCGGATCAGAGGGTCCAGGGGGAATTTACTTCGACAATCCCTGGGTCGCTCAGGCTGTCGGAGTCATCGCCCTCACATTCATCCTCTTTTCAGGCGGTCTGGACACCCGGTGGTCCGAGGTCCGGCCGGTACTGCCCCATGCAGCGGTTCTTTCCACCATTGGGGTATTGCTGACCGCCATCTTCATGGCAGTTATTGCAGTCCTTGCCTTCGGCGTCTCAATAATGGAAGGATTTCTGCTGGCGGCAATTGTCTCCTCTACCGATGCAGCAGCAGTCTTCTCCATCCTGCGGACCAAGAGGGCAAGCCTGAAAGGTATTCTGCGCCCTCTTCTCGAATTAGAGTCTGCAAGCAACGACCCGATGGCGGTCTTCTTGACCATCGGGGCCATTACCCTCATCCTCAACCCGGAACTGTCGATACTCGCCCTGGTCCCTTTGTTTATCCAGCAGATGGTTGTGGGAGGAATCAGTGGATATGTGATGGGAAAGGCGATGGTCTATTTCATTAACCGGCTCAAGCTCGAGTTTGAAGGACTTTATCCAGTCCTCACTCTCGCTATTGTCATGATGACATACGGGATTACCGCATCTCTCGGAGGAAGCGGGTTCCTTGCCGTGTACATCGCAGGGCTGATCTTTGGCAACAGCATGTTCGTTCACAAGAACAGCCTGATGAGATTTCACGAGGGTGTCGCCTGGCTGATGCAGATCGCGATGTTTCTCACACTGGGTCTGCTGGTATTCCCCTCCAAACTCGTAGCCCTTGCCGGGGTTGGAATGGTTTTCTCACTGTTCCTCTTATTTGTCGCACGCCCTGCTGCCGTCTTCATCTCCCTCTCCCCATGGAAGATGGCTCTTCGGGATAAGGTCATGGTATCCTGGGTTGGATTGAGAGGGGCTGTACCGATTGTGCTTGCTACGTTTCCCCTTATTGCAGGCATCCCGCAGGCCGAGATAATCTTCAACGTTGTTTTCTTCATCGTCATAACCTCTGCGCTCCTGCATGGTACATCGATCCCCTTTGTTGCCCGCCGCCTGGGCGTATCAGATCCCATGGAGTATACTCCCAGGCTGGCAATGAGCCTCGGCGATGGATGTGCGCCGGGGAACGATCTGATAGAGCTTATTGTGCAGCCGGAGTCCAGGCCGGTGGGGAAACAGATTGTGGATATTGGCCTTCCTTCCGGAACCCTCATCATCATGATCGAGAAAAAGGGAAACCGATTTGTCCCCTGTGGCAG